One Ahaetulla prasina isolate Xishuangbanna chromosome 1, ASM2864084v1, whole genome shotgun sequence DNA window includes the following coding sequences:
- the TMX1 gene encoding thioredoxin-related transmembrane protein 1: MMAAVIPLRGSSSRSSWIALASMLLLLLLLVVIVPGPALAGRNRVKVLTDGAWQELLQGEWMVEFYAPWCPACQNLQPEWESFAEWSEDLEVNIAKVDVTEQPGLSGRFVITALPTIYHCKDGEFRRYQGPRTKSDFINFISEQEWKSVEPISSWLGPSSFLMSSMSALFQLSMWIRQCHTYFTENLGIPNWGSYAIFAFVTLFSGLLLGLIMVFLADCVCPSKKQRPYQHPHQRKLLESSQHLKKKSEGLDGANLDGETDRGDSWYPGPPPNPVRQRVAKPASEAEQS; the protein is encoded by the exons ATGATGGCGGCCGTTATTCCCCTCCGTGGCTCCTCATCGAGATCTTCCTGGATAGCGCTCGCCtcgatgctgctgctgctgctgctgctggtggttATAGTGCCGGGACCCGCGTTGGCCGGCAGGAATCGAGTCAAAGTACTGACTGACGGAGCGTGGCAAGAACTGCTGCAGGGCGAGTGGATGGTGGAATT CTATGCTCCTTGGTGTCCTGCCTGTCAGAATTTACAGCCGGAATGGGAAAGCTTTGCTGAATGGAGCGAGGATCTTGAAGTGAACATTGCCAAAGTGGATGTAACAGAGCAGCCAG GACTAAGTGGaagatttgtcataacagcacTTCCCACCATTTACCA TTGTAAAGATGGAGAATTTAGACGGTACCAAGGTCCCCGAACTAAAAGTGACTTCATCAATTTTATCAGTGAGCAAGAATGGAAGTCTGTTGAGCCCATTTCTTCATGGCTTGGCCCATCTTCATTTTT GATGAGCAGCATGTCTGCCTTATTTCAGCTTTCCATGTGGATTAGG CAATGTCACACTTATTTCACAGAAAACCTTGGTATACCAAACTGGGGATCCTATGCAATTTTTGCATTTGTAACTTTGTTTTCGGGGTTGCTGCTAGGCCTT ATCATGGTATTTCTGGCTGATTGTGTGTGTCCCTCTAAAAAGCAAAGGCCATACCAGCATCCTCATCAGA gaAAGTTACTAGAATCTTCtcagcatttgaaaaaaaaaagcgaagGACTTGATGGAGCCAATCTTGATGGTGAAACAGACCGCGGAGATTCATGGTACCCTGGTCCTCCACCAAATCCAGTGAGGCAACGCGTCGCAAAACCAGCTTCTGAAGCAGAGCAGTCATAG